A DNA window from Aestuariispira ectoiniformans contains the following coding sequences:
- a CDS encoding CocE/NonD family hydrolase: MEVPMPDGCILAARVWMPEDAGDKPVPAILEYLPYRKNDYTAGRDASMQPYLAGHGYAVVRLDLRGAGDSEGLMKDEYLAQELQDGFDAIQWIADQQWCDGNVGMIGISWGGFNGLQIAAMQPPALKTIITLCSTDDRYADDVHYMGGCLLGEQLSWASIMFGRNTLPPDPRNVGDRWRDLWMERLEGSGLWLKNWLEHQTRDRFWKHGSVCEDWNAIQIPVYAVSGWADGYCRSVFRLMENLKGPKKGLIGPWAHKYPHIGEPGPAIGFLKEELRWWDHWLKGKETGIMDEPTLRLFMQKSVAPKGWHESREGRWVAEPSWPSPNIDRTSFHLGADGILGRDKPSQCGALTHQSPLDVGMASGKWCGYAKPGDAPIDQRGDDAGSLCFETAPLETPLEMAGDANLTLKLSVDRPMAQVAARIVDVDPNGRSTRVSYGVLNLTHRNSHEHPEPLEPGKVYTVTVPMKHVAQQFAAGHRIRLAISTSYFPMIWPAPEPVTMTLHTDGSTLELPLREPVAADNTLADFLLAEAATALETEQIEEPDCYWEIVNDAETGAVEMRLADGAGLYKIVSNDLTVKNQGYERYRIHPDDQSSAEGEVFWECGFKRDDWSMRSETATRLTSDKDDFIIEASLKAWEGDELVYSREWDKRIPRNLV, translated from the coding sequence ATGGAAGTACCGATGCCGGATGGCTGCATCCTGGCTGCGCGGGTATGGATGCCGGAAGACGCCGGAGATAAGCCGGTGCCCGCCATTCTGGAATACCTACCCTATCGAAAGAATGACTATACCGCAGGCCGCGACGCATCCATGCAGCCCTATCTGGCGGGCCATGGTTATGCGGTTGTCCGCCTTGACCTGCGCGGGGCCGGTGATTCCGAAGGCCTGATGAAAGACGAATATCTGGCGCAGGAACTTCAGGACGGCTTTGACGCCATTCAGTGGATTGCCGACCAACAATGGTGCGACGGCAATGTCGGCATGATCGGCATTTCCTGGGGTGGTTTCAACGGTTTGCAAATCGCTGCCATGCAACCGCCAGCCTTGAAAACGATCATCACCTTGTGCTCGACAGACGATCGCTATGCCGACGACGTCCACTATATGGGAGGCTGCCTTCTGGGTGAGCAGCTCTCCTGGGCGTCGATCATGTTTGGCCGCAATACCCTGCCACCCGACCCCCGCAATGTAGGGGACCGATGGCGAGACCTGTGGATGGAACGCCTCGAAGGCAGCGGCCTTTGGCTGAAAAACTGGCTGGAACACCAGACACGCGACAGGTTCTGGAAACACGGTTCCGTCTGCGAAGACTGGAACGCTATCCAGATTCCCGTATATGCAGTCTCCGGTTGGGCGGACGGTTATTGCCGCAGTGTCTTCAGGCTGATGGAAAACCTGAAAGGCCCCAAAAAGGGCCTGATCGGTCCGTGGGCGCATAAATACCCGCATATCGGCGAACCGGGCCCGGCGATCGGCTTCCTGAAAGAGGAACTGCGCTGGTGGGATCATTGGCTGAAAGGCAAAGAGACCGGCATTATGGATGAACCGACGCTGCGCCTGTTCATGCAGAAAAGCGTGGCGCCCAAAGGCTGGCACGAAAGCCGCGAGGGCCGCTGGGTCGCGGAACCAAGCTGGCCGTCGCCGAATATCGACCGCACATCCTTCCATCTTGGCGCGGACGGCATATTGGGGCGCGACAAGCCGTCGCAATGCGGCGCACTGACACATCAGTCTCCGCTGGATGTCGGCATGGCCTCCGGCAAATGGTGCGGCTATGCCAAGCCGGGTGATGCCCCGATTGATCAGCGTGGGGACGACGCTGGAAGCCTGTGTTTTGAGACGGCACCACTGGAGACGCCGCTGGAGATGGCCGGCGATGCCAATCTGACCCTGAAACTGTCTGTGGATCGCCCAATGGCTCAGGTTGCCGCACGTATCGTTGATGTTGACCCGAATGGGCGATCCACACGGGTTTCCTATGGCGTTCTGAACCTGACCCACCGGAACAGTCATGAACATCCCGAGCCCTTGGAGCCGGGCAAAGTCTATACCGTCACCGTGCCAATGAAGCATGTGGCGCAACAATTCGCCGCCGGACATCGCATACGACTTGCGATTTCAACCAGTTATTTCCCAATGATCTGGCCAGCACCGGAGCCGGTAACCATGACACTGCACACCGACGGCAGCACCTTGGAGTTGCCCCTGCGGGAACCGGTTGCGGCGGATAACACCCTTGCAGACTTCCTGCTCGCCGAAGCGGCGACAGCGCTGGAAACCGAACAGATCGAAGAGCCCGACTGCTATTGGGAAATCGTCAATGACGCTGAAACAGGTGCTGTGGAGATGCGTCTGGCTGACGGTGCCGGTCTGTACAAAATCGTCTCGAACGACCTCACGGTGAAAAACCAGGGATACGAACGCTACCGCATTCATCCGGACGACCAGTCCTCCGCGGAAGGCGAGGTCTTCTGGGAATGTGGCTTCAAGCGCGACGACTGGTCCATGCGTAGCGAGACTGCCACCCGCCTGACCTCCGACAAGGACGACTTCATCATCGAAGCATCGTTGAAGGCATGGGAGGGCGACGAGTTGGTCTACAGCCGGGAATGGGACAAACGCATCCCACGCAACCTGGTTTAA
- a CDS encoding helix-turn-helix domain-containing protein — MSGEFAANLSLLCSYHPSIAEVCRKLSFNRQQFNKYLSGRSRPSRSNMRRICDFFGVTEAEILLEPAQFENMIAVKRRPVAESALSKPMRHLETLYQTSQSLERYVGYYYRYFYSFGNAGKIIKSLATIYEENGKYFWKNIELIRTSSSGKTTALNKYDGAVFFLADRIYIVEYETLQKNSLTQVTLYPCYRSRVDVLAGIQTGGPVRRGRRPGASKVVLEYLGRDVDVRKALRGSGLFEADSPGLSPSILEMINNIIPEGSYVLDVDEP; from the coding sequence ATGTCAGGGGAATTTGCCGCCAACCTGTCGTTGTTGTGCAGTTACCATCCGTCAATTGCGGAAGTATGCCGGAAGCTGTCATTCAACCGCCAGCAGTTTAACAAATACCTGAGCGGCAGGTCGCGGCCGTCGCGCAGCAATATGCGGCGTATCTGCGATTTCTTCGGTGTGACGGAAGCGGAAATCCTACTTGAACCGGCCCAGTTTGAAAACATGATTGCGGTCAAACGCCGCCCGGTGGCGGAGAGCGCGCTCAGCAAGCCGATGCGGCATTTGGAGACCCTGTACCAAACCAGCCAAAGCCTGGAGCGGTATGTTGGATATTATTACCGCTATTTCTATTCCTTCGGGAATGCAGGCAAGATCATCAAGTCCCTTGCTACGATTTACGAGGAAAACGGAAAATATTTCTGGAAAAATATCGAGCTGATACGCACATCGTCTTCGGGGAAAACGACTGCCTTGAACAAATATGATGGGGCGGTTTTCTTCCTGGCGGACCGCATTTACATCGTGGAATACGAAACCCTGCAAAAGAACTCCCTGACACAGGTTACGCTTTATCCCTGTTATCGCAGCAGAGTAGACGTTCTGGCTGGGATCCAGACCGGCGGCCCGGTCCGGCGCGGTCGGCGGCCCGGCGCATCGAAAGTAGTACTCGAATATTTGGGGCGCGATGTTGATGTTCGTAAGGCGTTGCGCGGTTCTGGACTGTTTGAGGCGGATTCACCCGGGCTCTCTCCGTCCATTCTTGAGATGATCAACAACATCATTCCTGAAGGCAGTTATGTTCTGGATGTAGATGAACCTTAG